The nucleotide window GAAAAACGTGAGGAGACATGCTTTATTGACATATCATTCTTTGGCAAATCAGCCGAGATAGCAAATCAATATTTAAGCAAAGGCTCCAAACTTCTGGTTGAAGGAAGATTGAAATTTGATCAATGGACCGACAACAATGGACAAAACCGTTCAAAGCACTCAATCGTAGTTGAAAATATGGAGATGCTTGGCGGAAATAGCGGAGCTAATGGACAAAGTCAAGGTGGATTTAATCAAAATAGTTCGTACTCACAACAACGAAATAATGGTTCAACTAATA belongs to Campylobacter concisus and includes:
- a CDS encoding single-stranded DNA-binding protein; translation: MFNKVVLVGNLTRDIELRYTTSGSAIGNSGIAVTRKFNTNGEKREETCFIDISFFGKSAEIANQYLSKGSKLLVEGRLKFDQWTDNNGQNRSKHSIVVENMEMLGGNSGANGQSQGGFNQNSSYSQQRNNGSTNSYGNGGYQNSASQRQQMQPQNKKVQEEYYEEKIPDINIDADNFDGDNEIPF